In the genome of Hymenobacter cellulosivorans, one region contains:
- a CDS encoding GNAT family N-acetyltransferase, translating into MRIPVEIRRITPEQTYVLRHAVLWPDKPLDYVKVENDAAGHHFGAFCGQELVSVISLFVEEKQARFRKFATAPEWQKQGIGSQLLQRVIEEARQLGASALWCDARQDAAAFYRRFGMTGEEPVFYKGDIPYQRMSVGL; encoded by the coding sequence ATGCGTATCCCCGTAGAAATCCGCCGCATCACCCCCGAGCAGACGTATGTGCTGCGCCACGCGGTGCTCTGGCCGGATAAGCCCCTGGACTATGTTAAGGTCGAAAATGACGCCGCCGGCCACCACTTCGGCGCTTTCTGCGGGCAGGAATTGGTATCGGTTATTTCCCTGTTTGTGGAGGAAAAGCAGGCCCGCTTCCGCAAGTTTGCCACCGCGCCTGAGTGGCAGAAGCAGGGCATCGGCTCCCAACTATTGCAGCGCGTCATCGAGGAAGCCCGGCAGCTCGGGGCCAGCGCGTTGTGGTGCGACGCCCGTCAGGATGCGGCGGCCTTTTACCGGCGCTTTGGTATGACGGGGGAGGAGCCCGTGTTTTACAAGGGGGATATTCCCTACCAGCGTATGAGCGTCGGACTGTAG
- a CDS encoding aldose 1-epimerase family protein: MNYTLENDQCRVTVNSSGAELSSLVRKDLPEIANLEYLWQADPAVWGRHAPVLFPIVGRLPEDTYLHQGQQYSLPQHGFARDREFTLVEQTAEELTFELQADEASRAVYPFEFVLRISYQLRGLQLTVGWHVQNPDSAQELLFSIGAHPAFRCPLMPEEKFEDYFFHFDHPVTLDRHLLQGGLLSGQTAPVLHEETEMPLTYELFAQDALVFKHFDFTHVTLRSFASDRAVRLRFDGFPFLGLWTKEKGAPFVCVEPWQGIAGSVGAPVELADKEGILSLASGQTYSAQYSIAIT; the protein is encoded by the coding sequence ATGAACTACACGCTCGAAAACGACCAGTGCCGCGTTACGGTAAATAGCTCCGGCGCCGAGCTCAGCAGCCTGGTGCGCAAAGACCTGCCCGAAATTGCCAACCTGGAATACCTCTGGCAAGCTGACCCGGCCGTGTGGGGCCGACACGCTCCGGTACTCTTCCCGATTGTGGGCCGCCTGCCCGAGGACACGTATCTGCACCAGGGCCAGCAGTACAGTTTGCCCCAGCACGGCTTTGCCCGGGACCGGGAGTTTACGTTGGTCGAGCAAACTGCGGAGGAGCTGACCTTTGAGCTGCAAGCCGATGAGGCCAGTCGGGCCGTGTACCCATTCGAGTTCGTGTTGCGCATTAGCTACCAGTTGCGCGGGTTGCAGCTCACGGTGGGCTGGCACGTGCAGAACCCTGATTCGGCCCAGGAGCTGCTATTCAGTATCGGGGCTCACCCGGCCTTCCGCTGCCCGCTGATGCCGGAGGAGAAGTTTGAGGACTACTTCTTCCACTTCGACCACCCCGTGACCCTGGACCGCCACCTGTTGCAGGGCGGCTTGCTCAGCGGACAGACCGCGCCTGTGCTGCACGAGGAAACCGAAATGCCGCTAACCTACGAGCTGTTTGCCCAGGATGCCTTAGTATTTAAGCACTTCGACTTCACCCACGTCACGCTGCGCAGCTTCGCCTCCGACCGGGCCGTGCGCCTGCGCTTCGACGGATTCCCCTTCTTAGGCCTCTGGACGAAAGAAAAGGGCGCTCCGTTCGTGTGCGTGGAACCCTGGCAGGGTATTGCCGGCTCGGTAGGTGCTCCGGTGGAGCTGGCCGATAAGGAAGGCATTCTGAGCCTGGCGTCCGGCCAAACGTACTCGGCCCAGTATTCCATTGCCATTACCTAA
- a CDS encoding AAA family ATPase — MLRVALTGPESTGKTTLSRQLADYYHTTWAPEYAREYLETHGPSYTLEDLEIIARGQVAAEEAAAAQANRVMFCDTDLLVIKVWSEHAFGQCPEWVKQRIEQQRYDLVLLLGVDIPWEADPLREHPHHRQYFYSIYQAELNSRMSNYAEISGTPEQRLEQACFFVDALLADPKPASARTGLP, encoded by the coding sequence ATGCTGCGCGTAGCTCTCACCGGCCCCGAATCGACGGGCAAAACTACGCTCAGCCGCCAGCTGGCCGACTATTACCACACTACCTGGGCCCCGGAATACGCCCGCGAGTACCTGGAAACGCACGGCCCTAGCTACACGCTCGAAGATCTGGAAATCATTGCCCGCGGGCAGGTGGCCGCTGAGGAAGCCGCGGCGGCCCAGGCGAACCGCGTGATGTTCTGCGACACGGATTTGCTGGTCATCAAGGTCTGGTCGGAGCACGCGTTTGGGCAGTGCCCGGAGTGGGTTAAGCAGCGCATCGAGCAGCAGCGCTACGACCTGGTACTCTTGCTGGGCGTGGACATTCCCTGGGAAGCCGATCCGCTACGGGAGCATCCGCACCACCGGCAGTACTTCTACTCAATTTATCAGGCCGAGCTCAACAGCCGCATGTCGAACTACGCCGAAATCAGTGGTACGCCCGAGCAGCGGCTAGAACAGGCTTGCTTTTTCGTGGATGCCCTGCTGGCCGACCCCAAACCGGCTTCGGCTCGTACTGGGTTACCGTAA
- the pnuC gene encoding nicotinamide riboside transporter PnuC, with protein sequence MLHSLYEFWTSAAGNSPLEWVAVITGFACVWLAARESLWNFPVAIFSCLLFAVVYFRGKLYSDSILQGFFILMSIYGWYEWLHGGKQDTALVVTRTRPWEWVVVVVGVVVFTLGFGYYLQHHTDAAVPHWDSFTTAGSLAAQYLLTRKRLENWLIWIVVDLIYVPILWYKQLYPTSGLYAVYLILAAYGYVEWRRAARAAAATETPVV encoded by the coding sequence TTGCTACATTCCCTCTACGAGTTCTGGACTTCTGCCGCGGGCAACTCGCCGCTGGAATGGGTGGCCGTCATTACCGGATTTGCCTGCGTGTGGCTGGCGGCCCGCGAGTCGCTCTGGAACTTCCCGGTGGCCATTTTCAGCTGCCTGCTCTTCGCCGTGGTGTATTTCCGCGGCAAGCTTTATTCCGATAGTATTCTGCAGGGCTTCTTCATCCTGATGAGTATTTACGGCTGGTACGAGTGGCTGCACGGCGGCAAGCAAGACACGGCCCTGGTCGTGACGCGCACCCGGCCCTGGGAGTGGGTGGTGGTGGTAGTCGGCGTGGTCGTTTTTACCCTGGGCTTCGGCTACTACCTGCAGCACCACACCGACGCGGCCGTGCCGCACTGGGACAGTTTTACCACCGCTGGCAGCTTGGCCGCCCAGTATCTGCTGACCCGTAAGCGGCTCGAAAACTGGCTGATCTGGATTGTGGTCGACCTGATTTACGTGCCGATTCTGTGGTATAAGCAGCTCTACCCGACCAGCGGGCTGTACGCCGTTTACCTGATTCTGGCCGCCTATGGCTACGTGGAGTGGCGCCGGGCCGCCCGCGCAGCAGCCGCCACCGAAACCCCCGTTGTCTGA
- a CDS encoding rhodanese-like domain-containing protein, which yields MLPEITPEDLHARLQQGQALHLLDVREPMEFEYCQISGSQLLPLGELVRRWEEVPTDQPVVLICHHGVRSAQALSFLQHRHGLTNLLNLRGGIHAWSVRVDPTVPVY from the coding sequence ATGCTCCCCGAAATTACCCCCGAAGATCTGCACGCCCGCCTGCAGCAAGGCCAGGCCCTGCACCTGCTCGACGTCCGGGAGCCCATGGAATTCGAGTACTGCCAGATTTCAGGCAGCCAGCTCCTGCCGCTGGGCGAACTTGTCCGGCGCTGGGAAGAGGTGCCCACCGACCAGCCCGTGGTGCTGATTTGTCACCACGGCGTCCGTTCGGCCCAGGCTTTGTCGTTTTTGCAGCACCGTCACGGCCTGACCAATCTGCTCAACCTGCGCGGCGGCATTCACGCCTGGTCCGTGCGCGTCGACCCCACGGTGCCGGTGTATTGA
- the hrpB gene encoding ATP-dependent helicase HrpB has protein sequence MRLPDLPICAALPELLTTLAATNCAVLQAPPGAGKTTVVPLALLEADWMPPTGRIIVLEPRRLAARAAAARMASILGEPVGQTVGYRVRLESRVSAQTRIEVATEVILTRMLQDDPALEGVAAVLFDEFHERSLQADLGLALALDAQAVLRPDLRLLIMSATLEAERLGNWLKAPVVRSAGLQHPVGTHYLPPARVAAAGSRPYERLADLTPALVREALSKHAEGDVLVFLPGLADQRRTADKLAGAVAPSIDIHVLHGELPAEQQDAALRPAPQGRRKVVLATSIAETSLTIEGVQIVVDGGYARVPQFEPRTGLTTLATVPVSQAAADQRRGRAGRLGPGTCYRLWTEAEHAQRPHHLPPEILTADLSGLALELALWGTQDPATLRWLDAPPAAALAQARDLLVRLGALTTEGQPTPHGRTLAGLGLIPRLGHLVIRGKEVGHGATACALAALLTERDILRLADGTPAPPDLRLRLEALSTGRAPLPGLSPDAGAVRRVREAAAVLRNRAHVRDTALDADVAGLLAGLAYPDRLAQRETPERVRLITGQRAALPAEHFSPGTTYFGVAHLDGPPHAPRAALAAPIEREELEQHFRDLIETMEEVRWDAAAGRVMARRIRRLGAITLAETALPQPTPEAVATALLDGLRQGGIARLPWTDEAQHTRERLAFAHHLSPTEWPDVSDEALLAALSDWLGPYLDGVRTMAEVNRLPLGEALLNWLPGGWAQQQDLNRLAPAHCTVPSGSNITLDYSNPEAPVLAVRLQEVFGLLDTPTVGQGRVPLTMHLLSPARRPVQVTRDLRSFWTTGYFEVRKDLRGRYPKHHWPDNPLEAPATRGTKKRPG, from the coding sequence TTGCGCCTGCCCGACCTCCCCATATGCGCGGCTCTGCCTGAGCTGCTGACCACGCTGGCCGCCACCAACTGCGCCGTGCTGCAGGCCCCGCCCGGGGCTGGCAAAACCACCGTGGTGCCTCTGGCCCTGCTCGAAGCCGACTGGATGCCGCCCACCGGCCGCATCATCGTGCTGGAACCGCGCCGCCTGGCGGCCCGCGCGGCTGCTGCCCGCATGGCCAGCATTTTGGGGGAGCCGGTAGGCCAAACGGTGGGCTACCGGGTGCGCCTGGAAAGCCGGGTTTCGGCCCAGACCCGCATTGAAGTCGCCACTGAGGTTATCCTGACCCGGATGCTGCAGGACGACCCCGCCCTGGAAGGCGTAGCGGCCGTGCTCTTCGACGAATTTCATGAGCGGAGCCTGCAAGCCGACCTGGGCCTGGCCCTGGCCCTCGACGCCCAGGCCGTGCTCCGCCCCGATTTGCGCCTGCTCATCATGAGTGCCACGCTGGAAGCCGAGCGGCTGGGCAACTGGCTCAAAGCGCCCGTCGTGCGTAGCGCGGGTTTGCAGCACCCGGTAGGCACGCACTACCTGCCACCCGCCCGGGTAGCGGCAGCCGGTAGCCGGCCCTACGAGCGGCTGGCCGACTTGACCCCAGCCCTGGTGCGGGAAGCCCTGAGCAAACATGCCGAGGGCGACGTGCTGGTGTTTCTGCCCGGCCTAGCCGACCAGCGCCGTACCGCCGACAAACTAGCCGGAGCCGTAGCACCATCCATTGATATTCACGTGCTGCACGGCGAGCTGCCGGCCGAACAGCAGGACGCAGCCCTGCGCCCCGCCCCGCAAGGCCGCCGCAAAGTGGTACTGGCCACCAGCATTGCCGAAACCAGCCTGACTATCGAGGGCGTGCAGATTGTGGTGGATGGCGGCTACGCCCGGGTGCCACAGTTTGAGCCCCGCACTGGCCTGACCACCCTAGCCACGGTACCCGTGAGCCAGGCCGCCGCCGACCAGCGCCGAGGCCGGGCGGGCCGCCTGGGTCCGGGCACCTGCTACCGCCTCTGGACCGAAGCCGAACACGCTCAGCGTCCCCACCACCTGCCGCCCGAAATCCTGACGGCCGACCTCAGCGGCTTGGCCCTCGAATTGGCTTTGTGGGGCACCCAGGACCCGGCTACACTGCGCTGGCTCGATGCCCCACCCGCCGCCGCCCTGGCTCAGGCCCGGGACTTGCTCGTGCGGCTCGGAGCTTTGACAACAGAAGGCCAGCCCACACCCCACGGCCGCACGCTGGCGGGCCTGGGCTTGATTCCGCGCCTGGGCCATCTAGTCATTCGGGGTAAAGAAGTGGGTCACGGCGCTACGGCCTGCGCTTTGGCGGCCCTACTGACCGAGCGTGACATCCTACGCCTTGCCGATGGCACCCCAGCCCCGCCCGATTTGCGCCTGCGCCTGGAAGCTCTTAGCACCGGCCGCGCCCCGCTACCTGGCCTCTCGCCCGATGCCGGTGCCGTACGCCGTGTACGTGAAGCCGCCGCCGTGCTCCGCAACCGGGCCCATGTCCGCGACACGGCTTTGGACGCCGACGTGGCTGGGCTACTGGCCGGCCTAGCGTACCCCGACCGGCTGGCCCAGCGCGAAACGCCCGAGCGGGTGCGCCTCATTACCGGGCAGCGCGCCGCCCTGCCAGCCGAGCATTTTAGTCCGGGCACTACCTATTTTGGCGTGGCTCACCTGGATGGTCCGCCCCACGCCCCGCGGGCGGCCCTGGCCGCACCCATCGAGCGGGAGGAGCTGGAGCAGCATTTCCGGGACCTCATCGAAACCATGGAAGAAGTACGCTGGGATGCCGCGGCCGGGCGCGTTATGGCCCGTCGCATCCGCCGCCTCGGGGCCATTACCCTGGCCGAAACGGCCTTGCCCCAACCAACTCCCGAAGCCGTAGCCACAGCCTTGCTCGACGGGTTGCGCCAGGGTGGCATAGCCCGCCTGCCCTGGACCGACGAAGCCCAGCACACCCGGGAGCGGCTAGCCTTTGCCCACCACCTTTCCCCGACCGAGTGGCCCGATGTGTCGGATGAGGCCTTGCTGGCAGCATTGTCCGACTGGCTGGGCCCTTACCTGGACGGGGTGCGCACCATGGCCGAGGTCAACCGCCTGCCACTTGGTGAGGCGTTGCTCAACTGGCTGCCCGGCGGCTGGGCCCAACAGCAGGACTTAAATCGGCTAGCGCCAGCTCATTGCACCGTACCCAGCGGCTCAAATATTACGCTGGACTACTCCAACCCCGAGGCGCCCGTGCTAGCCGTACGTCTGCAGGAAGTATTTGGCCTGCTCGATACACCCACCGTTGGACAGGGTCGGGTGCCGCTGACGATGCACCTGTTGTCGCCGGCCCGGCGGCCGGTGCAAGTCACACGCGACCTGCGCAGCTTCTGGACCACGGGCTACTTCGAGGTGCGCAAAGATCTGCGCGGGCGCTACCCCAAGCACCATTGGCCCGACAACCCGTTGGAAGCTCCGGCTACCCGCGGCACGAAGAAGCGGCCCGGTTAA
- a CDS encoding DUF2490 domain-containing protein — MFLTVLLLLGALGGWAQSSTLGKSRPLTSALWLNLSSDARLTDRWGSHLEAQWRQAKGVGTPHQNVLRLGVTYHATAALQLSSGYALLLTTDNNDVPTATLLPEHRVYQQLLLNDLQDRLQLQHRYRLEQRWVQLADGAAPVYVNRIRYQLRMLYPLSGPVLTSSGAYIVAANELFLGFGRNVEHGIFDQNRAYAALGYQVMKSLALELGYQNQLASSASIGRFGNTHSVQVGLKFNPDFRPLALVAAAKEAEAK, encoded by the coding sequence TTGTTTTTGACTGTCCTGCTACTGCTGGGGGCCCTGGGGGGGTGGGCACAAAGCTCGACGCTGGGCAAAAGCCGGCCCCTGACCAGTGCTCTTTGGCTGAACCTAAGCAGCGATGCCCGCCTCACGGACCGTTGGGGCAGTCACCTTGAAGCGCAGTGGCGGCAGGCGAAAGGCGTTGGGACCCCGCACCAAAACGTGTTGCGGCTGGGTGTTACCTACCACGCCACGGCGGCACTGCAGCTCTCCTCTGGCTACGCCCTGCTGCTTACTACTGACAACAACGACGTTCCAACCGCCACTTTGTTGCCCGAGCACCGGGTTTACCAGCAGTTACTGCTGAATGACTTGCAGGACCGCCTGCAGCTTCAGCACCGTTACCGCCTGGAGCAGCGCTGGGTGCAGCTGGCCGATGGGGCCGCACCGGTATATGTCAACCGGATCCGTTATCAACTGCGGATGCTTTACCCGCTGTCGGGGCCCGTACTCACGTCCAGCGGGGCCTACATCGTCGCGGCCAATGAGCTGTTTTTGGGCTTTGGCCGCAACGTGGAACACGGCATTTTCGACCAGAACCGGGCGTATGCCGCACTTGGCTATCAGGTGATGAAGTCGCTGGCGCTGGAACTCGGCTACCAGAACCAGCTTGCCTCTTCCGCTAGCATCGGCCGCTTTGGTAATACTCATTCAGTGCAGGTAGGCTTGAAATTCAACCCGGATTTCCGGCCCCTGGCCTTGGTGGCGGCGGCTAAAGAGGCTGAGGCAAAGTAA